The Podospora bellae-mahoneyi strain CBS 112042 chromosome 7, whole genome shotgun sequence genome includes a window with the following:
- the HEK2 gene encoding RNA binding protein, heterogenous nuclear RNP-K like protein (EggNog:ENOG503NW5E; COG:A) → MSAPQDSVPSNGADLNESFDQLKLNDEPRLGPDGEPAPKTDEEYAQTQMTLRAIVSSKEAGVIIGKAGKNVADLRDETGVKAGVSKVVPGVYDRVLTITGGCEAISKAYAKVASALMEGAPAMGMGGVVAANGTHPIKLLISHNQMGTVIGRQGLKIKHIQDVSGVRMVAQKEMLPQSTERVVEVQGTPEGIQRATWEICKCLVDDWQRGQGTVLYNPVVRTGTGAGAPVMGGASSYPQERAPYGGSSRVTRTGNGADFSNGGPRQYNRRSDSDAAQRGPPTHDENGEEIQTQNISIPADMVGCIIGRAGSKISEIRKTSGARISIAKAPHDDTGERMFTIMGSAKANETALYLLYENLEAEKIRRQEMQQSGQVSA, encoded by the exons ATGTCTGCCCCTCAAGACTCTGTCCCGTCCAACGGCGCCGACCTCAACGAATCCTTCGAccagctcaagctcaacgacGAGCCGCGCCTTGGTCCCGATGGAGAACCGGCTCCCAAGACGGACGAGGAATACGCACAAACCCAGATGACCTTGCGGGCTATTGTGTCTTCGAAGGAAGCTGGGGTAATCATTGGAAAGGCTGGCAAGAATGTCGCTGATTTGCGTGATGAGACTGGTGTCAAGGCTGGCGTGAGCAAGGTTGTTCCCGGCGTCTATGACCGTGttctcaccatcaccggcgGCTGCGAAGCCATCTCCAAGGCCTATGCCAAGGTTGCCTCTGCTCTGATGGAAGGCGCTCCTGCTATGGGCATGGGAGGCGTCGTCGCTGCCAATGGAACTCATC CTATCAAGCTTCTTATCTCTCACAACCAGATGGGCACCGTTATTGGTAGACAAGGTCTCAAAATCAAGCATATCCAGGATGTGTCGGGCGTGCGCATGGTTGCGCAAAAGGAAATGCTGCCGCAGTCTACCGAGCGTGTTGTCGAGGTCCAAGGCACCCCTGAGGGCATCCAGCGTGCGACTTGGGAGATTTGCAAGTGCTTGGTCGACGACTGGCAGCGCGGCCAGGGCACTGTCCTCTACAACCCTGTGGTTCGCACAGGAACTGGCGCGGGCGCGCCGGTGATGGGAGGTGCTAGCAGCTACCCCCAGGAGAGAGCGCCCTATGGCGGTTCATCCCGTGTTACACGGACCGGCAACGGCGCCGACTTTAGCAATGGCGGCCCTCGCCAGTACAACCGTCGCTCCGATTCCGATGCTGCTCAGCGCGGCCCTCCCACACACGACGAGAACGGCGAGGAAATCCAGACGCAGAACATCAGTATTCCCGCTGATATGGTTGGCTGCATCATTGGCCGTGCTGGTTCCAAGATTAGCGAGATCCGCAAGACTTCTGGAGCTCGCATCTCGATTGCCAAG GCCCCTCATGACGATACCGGTGAGCGCATGTTCACCATCATGGGTAGCGCCAAGGCCAACGAGACGGCCCTCTATCTTCTGTACGAGAAcctcgaggccgagaagatTCGTCGCCAGGAGATGCAACAATCTGGTCAGGTTTCTGCTTag
- the HUT1 gene encoding UDP-galactose transporter (COG:P; EggNog:ENOG503NV81; BUSCO:EOG09264F1U) — MARTKAAPIRREPSSEYTAGELKRTASGRVVEEENGTVAEKVEREIADAVVVVTKPGKKEAGVVTLVVCVAGIYASFLTWAYLQEKLTTTTHGPNKERFKFSVFLLTIQSLFAGLGGLLFTWVSTPKGEKMKSPVPNRGILPPLLLVAVTNALAAPFGYAALGHIDYITFILAKSCKLLPVMALHVTVFRKRYPLYKYLVVAAVTTGVAVFTLHSGSKKHKAGGGGNSGQTGWGMLLLGINLLFDGLTNSTQDYIFGVDRSYTGPQMMAANNLLSGALTGGYLVMSPWLVRTGVGRWFGMDVAGGGGELVAALQFLGRHPRVWRDVLGFAVCGCVGQVFIFHTLSTFSSVLLVTVTVTRKMFTMILSVIAFGHTLSQMQWLGVGLVFGGIGVEAQIARKEKLAKEAAKKAAKAGKKE, encoded by the exons ATGGCTCGCACCAAAGCCGCGCCGATCAGGCGGGAGCCGTCGTCTGAGTACACCGCCGGGGAACTGAAACGGACGGCGAGTGGACGGGTTGTCGAAGAGGAGAATGGGACGGTGGCGGAAAAGGTGGAAAGGGAGATTGCAGACGCCGTCGTCGTGGTGACGAagccggggaagaaggaggcgggCGTGGTGACGCTTGTTGTCTGCGTGGCGGGGATATATGCCTCCTT TCTAACCTGGGCCTACCTCCAAGAAAAACTCACAACGACCACCCACGGCCCGAACAAGGAAAGGTTCAAGTTCTCGGTTTTTCTCCTCACAATCCAGAGCCTGTTTGCCGGCTTGGGCGGGTTGCTCTTCACGTGGGTGAGCACACCCAAAggggagaagatgaagagtCCGGTCCCCAACCGGGGGATCTTGCCACCGTTGCTGCTTGTCGCGGTGACGAACGCGTTGGCCGCGCCGTTTGGGTACGCTGCTTTGGGGCACATCGACTACATCACGTTCATCCTGGCCAAGTCGTGCAAGTTGCTGCCGGTGATGGCGCTGCATGTGACGGTTTTTAGGAAGAGGTACCCGCTTTATAAATACTTGGTTGTTGCGGCGGTCACgacgggggtggcggttTTCACGCTGCATTCGGGGAGTAAGAAGCACaaggcgggagggggagggaattCGGGGCAGacggggtgggggatgttgctgttggggatcAACTTGCTGTTTGACGGGTTGACGAACAGTACGCAGGATTACATCTTTGGGGTTGATAGGAGCTATACGGGGCCGCAGATGATGGCTGCGAATAATTTGCTGAGCGGGGCGCTGACGGGGGGGTATTTGGTGATGAGCCCGTGGTTGGTgaggacgggggtggggaggtggtttgggatggatgttgctgggggtgggggggagctggtggctgCGCTGCAGTTTTTGGGGAGGCACCCGCGTGTTTGGAGGGATGTGCTTGGGTTTGCGgtttgtgggtgtgtggggCAGGTTTTTATTT TCCATACGCTCTCGACTTTCTCGTCGGTGCTGCTCGTTACTGTCAcggtgacgaggaagatgttCACCATGATTCTGAGCGTGATTGCGTTTGGGCATACGCTGTCCCAGATGCagtggttgggggttgggctggtgTTTGGTGGGATTGGAGTTGAGGCGCAGAttgcgaggaaggagaagttggCCAAGGAGGCTGCTAAGAAGGCGGCTAAggctgggaagaaggaatag
- a CDS encoding hypothetical protein (EggNog:ENOG503NU6P; COG:S), translating to MADSTISHTTPGSPASPASEAGSLDVQPGGDAAEQFPVLQHKSKGRQRLLRGLQRISSSQSLRARISRPRASSAPYRSSASSLSCVSLASTPSPFGQPSSSSSYFSFGDVSTAPTSVAATPAVETPGYDGIESVLAVRKVDHPVSAPMTISLPTEIKKRAKIFNFWDTIPNEIKIYVLSFLSPKELVRISRVSKRFHELCFDGQLWTEFDASKFYREIPAESLTKILETAGPFVHDLNLRGCLQIEHMQRAQRLVAACHNLYSTSLEGCRNFQRPTLHTLLKANNQLVHLNLTGLPAVNNATCKIISRECPDLETLDVSGCKQMDARGIRFVLEGCSKLRDLRASSVRGFSSDAEVATAIFSTNNLERLILSNCSDMTDDTFRTMILGPTPEFDMLTNRPLTPPRKLRHLDLTRCSRLSDNSIKSLAYVTPHLEGLSLSNLTQLTDSALDPILASCPNLTHLDLEELPHLTNSSFTALSRAPCSTKLEHLSISGCDSVSDVGMLPVFQACTSLKSVVMDNTRISNLTLTEAADMVRNRSLSPPSSASSSPPLPRTTLELTVYDTPLVTWTGVLEILSRNSEPLMARPAKDGVVEIGGGRKGKEVIGLRCFHTWQMTVDEHTRRVLKGDLGGARRVERKWAEYMQAENEMEVAGGWRRRRRVTATRAVLEEDQGVHQQGHRGRERGRTVGCAVM from the coding sequence ATGGCCGACTCCACTATTTCCCACACGACCCCGGGTTCGCCGGCGAGCCCCGCTTCCGAGGCCGGCAGCTTGGACGTCCAGCCCGgaggtgatgctgctgagcaaTTCCCGGTGTTGCAGCACAAGAGCAAAGGCCGGCAAAGACTTTTGAGGGGCCTGCAGCGGATATCGTCTTCGCAGAGCCTCCGTGCCCGAATCAGCCGTCCCAGAGCGTCGAGCGCCCCGTATAGAAGCTCGGCTTCTTCGCTGTCGTGTGTGAGCCTGGCTTCGACGCCGTCACCGTTTGGCCAACCGAGCAGCAGTTCCTCCTACTTTTCGTTTGGAGACGTGTCAACCGCCCCGACTTCCGTTGCCGCAACGCCGGCTGTCGAGACACCGGGTTACGATGGCATCGAGTCTGTCTTGGCGGTTCGCAAAGTTGACCACCCCGTTTCCGCGCCGATGACCATCTCTTTGCCGACGGAAATCAAGAAGAGGGCCAAGATTTTCAATTTCTGGGACACGATACCGAATGAGATCAAAATCTATGTTCTCTCGTTCCTCTCGCCAAAAGAGCTTGTCCGGATCTCACGAGTGTCAAAGAGGTTCCATGAGCTGTGCTTTGATGGCCAGCTTTGGACGGAATTCGACGCCTCAAAGTTCTACAGAGAGATCCCAGCCGAGTCGTTGACCAAGATTCTGGAAACGGCCGGACCGTTTGTGCACGACCTCAACCTCAGGGGCTGCCTCCAAATCGAGCACATGCAACGGGCTCAGCGCTTGGTTGCCGCCTGCCACAACCTCTACAGCACTTCGTTGGAAGGGTGCCGTAACTTCCAACGGCCGACTCtacacaccctcctcaaggcTAACAACCAGCTCGttcacctcaacctcaccggcctcccAGCAGTCAACAATGCCACCTGCAAGATCATCTCCCGGGAATGCCCCGACTTGGAGACCCTCGATGTTTCTGGTTGCAAACAAATGGACGCCCGCGGCATCCGATTCGTCCTCGAAGGCTGCTCCAAACTCCGCGACCTCCGCGCGAGCAGTGTCCGCGGTTTTTCGTCCGACGCCGAGGTAGCAACCGCCATCTTTTcgaccaacaacctcgagcGACTGATCCTATCCAACTGCTCCGACATGACAGACGACACCTTCAGAACCATGATCTTGGGACCAACCCCCGAATTCGACATGCTCACCAACCGCCCTCTAACACCCCCGCGCAAACTCCGCCACCTGGACCTCACCCGCTGCAGCCGCCTATCGGACAACAGCATCAAATCCCTCGCCTACGTCACCCCCCACCTCGAAGGCCTCTCCCTGTCGAACCTCACCCAGCTGACCGACTCGGCCCTCGACCCAATTCTCGCCTCGTGCCCTaacctcacccacctcgaCCTGGAAGAGTTGCCTCATTTAACAAACTCTTCATTCACGGCCCTGTCTCGAGCCCCGTGCTCGACAAAGCTGGAGCACCTCTCCATCTCGGGGTGTGACTCTGTTTCGGACGTGGGGATGCTACCCGTTTTTCAGGCGTGCACAAGCCTGAAATCAGTCGTGATGGACAACACCCGCATTTCGAACCTTACTCTTACCGAGGCGGCCGATATGGTTCGGAACCGAAGCCtatcccccccatcatcggcttcttcttctcctcccctcccgagGACTACGCTTGAGTTGACGGTGTATGATACCCCCCTTGTCACCTGGACGGGGGTTCTCGAGATCCTATCTAGGAACTCGGAGCCTCTAATGGCAAGACCGGCAaaggatggggttgttgagatcggcggggggaggaaaggaaaggaggTGATTGGACTGAGGTGTTTTCATACGTGGCAGATGACTGTCGATGAGCATACGAGGCGGGTGCTGAAGGGGGATCTGGGGGGtgcgaggagggtggagaggaagtgGGCCGAGTACATGCAGGCGGAGAACGAGATGGAGGTTgcgggggggtggaggagacggaggagggtgacggcgacgagggcggtgttggaggaggatcaggGGGTGCACCAGCAGGGGCacagggggagggagagggggaggacggTGGGGTGTGCGGTTATGTaa
- the FUN31 gene encoding serine/threonine protein kinase (COG:T; EggNog:ENOG503NWA9) has translation MLGVYGGNHDNGDETRHDAEEQRGRSRLSPGLHIPKNRSTGNLGHMGGDNSEKARIRFSFDAGPSATEYDTITRSSIMTDHDHGLGLSGLRRIRQQHNPVRAPTMPSSGSRAPSLSALTRCSSVSVLSDMGNTPISPGPTSPAFTEDLNRFPSESLHSFSFAHQSEDLLHSRQNVLKKSIEFMKDRMGWSVSTSAAMASAQARVTGDVEMQNMLDLLAKAQLVGAGNIPNGDLSIPTGPLSGPATMSDENVFDKEFIPRTESPGPIERTPLLSPLTLEPAELKDAPATAPLPKSQLLMGGEPDSESSSRTPTNESGTTAKTHTTGKTTPPPAIRPNVALKRTMTDTVQISVQQKLMDAMAQPFLATEPVQAQHIISRKSPQQAFTPMINTATSLPGAAHGSTRWVPAAQAIFTTESKPPWTILAANDLACLLFGVTKAEVRKMGILEVVQEERRNWLSRKLQAGVHDDAGDGSENDAPSPTKVTTPTKSLLGARGGGITAKLLSKPNSRTQAPKTGRRPATIHNGDPKPPKPGHAHNNSKSRGVLLCGDVVPIQKRNGATGSASLWVKEKKVGLIWVLEEIHEDVAYVDVDEDGNVVKLSGALGPIWGDETIQPGLDVGRLIPRIPRQGFDPRFGEVDYYEITKKKYYTCRNCDRINIPATVEQVRGKTELRVSSFPHIAGIVVVAPQSLKIKSSNSVFCGALFGHEKPDGMSINSLVPNFDRILQILTDEDGIHLVDGIVIPEHSFRKASAFLALREGRPDAATGFLRPEGLPAKHRDGSELKIDIQMRVVKSENQTTIHEEVVEEGSDDDSASGGANDKFVVPHTEMVYALWITYSRHLHASRTNLGVSSPLLSGAATPLHQPSPGQTPAHTPVEMQSDSDNEPPKEEQTAASSLARQLKDAAYNAAAKITGGAIKGTEAPMEQQQPAIAADAKSEAKKKSIDDFVILEEMGQGAYGQVKLARYRNSGKRSILKYVTKRRILVDTWTRDRRLGTVPLEIHVLDYLRRDGFKHPNIVEMEDFFEDEVNYYIEMVPHGLPGMDLFDYIELRANMEEQECRSIFVQVARAIQHLHTKALVVHRDIKDENVILDGEGRIKLIDFGSAAYIKSGPFDVFVGTIDYAAPEVLAGRPYGGKEQDVWALGILLYTIIYKENPFYSIDEIMDRDLRVPYTISDDSIDLIRKMLDRNVEQRLDIEQVLAHPWCRMME, from the exons ATGCTCGGTGTATATGGTGGGAACCATGACAATG GCGACGAAACACGACACGATGCCGAGGAGCAGCGCGGCCGGTCAAGGCTCTCGCCGGGCTTGCACATCCCAAAGAACCGAAGCACGGGAAACCTAGGGCATATGGGCGGTGATAACTCTGAAAAGGCTCGAATTCGATTCTCGTTTGATGCTGGGCCCTCTGCCACGGAATATGACACCATCACAAG GAGCTCAATCATGACGGACCACGATCACGGCTTGGGCCTGTCAGGGCTCAGGCGCAtccggcagcagcacaaTCCCGTTCGAGCTCCCACGATGCCTTCCTCTGGAAGTCGGGCACCTTCTCTCAGCGCTCTCACCAGATGCTCGTCCGTTTCAGTGCTGTCCGACATGGGCAACACACCCATCTCTCCTGGCCCAACTTCTCCTGCCTTTACTGAAGACCTGAACCGCTTTCCGTCCGAGTCGTTGCATTCCTTTTCATTTGCGCATCAGTCTGAAGACCTTTTGCACAGCCGCCAAAATGTCCTCAAAAAGTCCATCGAGTTTATGAAAGATCGGATGGGCTGGTCGGTCTCGACGAGCGCTGCCATGGCCAGCGCGCAAGCTCGGGTCACTGGTGACGTGGAGATGCAGAACATGTTGGACCTCCTCGCGAAAGCCCAACTGGTAGGGGCTGGTAACATTCCAAATGGGGACCTTAGCATCCCCACAGGTCCACTGAGTGGTCCTGCAACCATGTCTGACGAGAATGTGTTTGATAAGGAGTTCATCCCGAGGACTGAAAGCCCAGGTCCGATCGAGAGAACGCCCTTGTTGTCCCCCTTGACCCTGGAACCTGCTGAGCTGAAGGATGCGCCGGCTACtgcacccctccccaaatctCAGCTCCTCATGGGAGGAGAGCCCGACTCTGAGAGCTCATCGAGAACCCCCACCAACGAGAGCGGCACGACAGCAAAAACGCACACAACCGGGAAGACGACACCTCCACCTGCTATTCGTCCGAACGTTGCGCTGAAGCGGACCATGACCGACACTGTCCAGATATCGGTGCAGCAAAAGCTTATGGACGCCATGGCCCAGCCGTTCCTTGCCACCGAGCCGGTCCAAGCACAGCACATCATCTCGCGAAAATCACCTCAGCAAGCCTTCACTCCCATGATCAACACAGCTACCTCGCTGCCGGGTGCGGCACATGGCTCCACGAGATGGGTACCTGCCGCCCAGGCCATTTTCACCACAGAGTCGAAGCCACCATGGACGATTCTTGCCGCCAACGATCTTGCCTGTTTGCTTTTTGGTGTGACCAAGGCCGAGGTCAGGAAGATGGGTAtcttggaggtggtgcagGAAGAAAGGCGGAACTGGCTGTCGCGAAAGCTGCAGGCGGGCGTGCACGACGATGCGGGAGATGGCTCTGAGAACGAtgcaccatcaccgacgAAAGTAACCACGCCGACTAAGAGTCTGCTCGGTGCTCGCGGGGGTGGAATCACGGCAAAACTCTTGAGCAAGCCCAATTCGAGGACGCAGGCCCCCAAAACTGGCCGGCGACCTGCAACGATCCACAACGGCGACCCTAAGCCACCAAAGCCGGGGCATGCTCATAACAACAGCAAGTCTAGGGGCGTGCTGCTGTGCGGAGACGTGGTCCCGATCCAAAAGCGAAACGGCGCAACGGGTTCGGCCAGCTTGtgggtgaaggagaagaaggtgggcCTCATCTGGGTCTTGGAGGAGATCCACGAGGACGTTGCGTATGTGGACGTTGACGAAGACGGCAACGTTGTCAAACTTTCCGGTGCGCTGGGCCCTATTTGGGGAGACGAGACGATCCAGCCTGGCCTGGACGTTGGGCGGTTGATACCCCGTATTCCGCGCCAAGGCTTTGACCCACGGTTCGGCGAGGTCGACTACTACGAGATTACCAAAAAGAAGTACTACACCTGCCGCAACTGCGACAGAATCAACATTCCGGCCACAGTCGAGCAGGTCCGGGGGAAAACTGAACTGCGAGTGTCCAGTTTCCCCCACATTGCCGGTATCGTTGTGGTGGCCCCTCAGAGCTTGAAGATCAAGAGCTCAAACTCTGTCTTTTGTGGCGCCCTTTTCGGTCACGAGAAGCCGGACGGGATGTCTATCAACAGCCTGGTGCCAAACTTTGACAGGATCCTTCAGATTCTGACGGACGAAGATGGCATTCACTTGGTTGATGGCATCGTGATTCCGGAGCACTCCTTCAGGAAAGCATCGGCCTTCCTTGCCCTCAGAGAGGGCCGGCCGGATGCTGCAACGGGATTTTTGCGGCCCGAAGGTCTTCCGGCCAAGCATCGGGATGGCTCCGAACTCAAAATTGACATTCAGATGCGCGTGGTGAAGAGTGAAAACCAAACCACGATCCACGAggaggtggtcgaggaggggagcgATGACGACTCTGCGTCCGGGGGAGCCAACGACAAATTTGTGGTGCCACACACAGAGATGGTTTATGCTTTGTGGATAACCTACTCTAGGCATTTGCATGCATCCAGAACAAATTTGGGAGTATCGTCGCCGCTGCTCTCTGGCGCTGCCACCCCGCTTCACCAACCGTCACCTGGACAAACACCCGCGCATACACCGGTGGAAATGCAGTCGGATTCCGACAATGAGCCGCCAAAGGAGGAACAGACGGCCGCCTCCTCGCTGGCGAGACAGCTGAAGGACGCTGCTTACAACGCCGCTGCCAAAATCACCGGGGGTGCCATCAAGGGCACCGAGGCACCAAtggagcagcaacaaccggCGATCGCGGCTGATGCCAAGTCggaagcaaagaagaagtCGATCGACGACTTTGTCATCCTCGAGGAAATGGGACAAGGCGCCTACGGCCAAGTCAAGCTGGCCCGTTATCGCAACAGCGGCAAGCGCAGCATTCTCAAATATGTTACCAAGAGGCGCATTCTGGTCGACACGTGGACGCGAGACAGACGACTGGGTACTGTCCCGCTGGAGATCCACGTGCTGGACTACCTGCGTCGCGACGGCTTCAAGCACCCCAACATTGTCGAGATGGAGGACTTTTTCGAGGACGAAGTGAATTACTACATTGAGATGGTGCCGCACGGCTTGCCGGGGATGGATCTTTTCGACTACATTGAGCTTCGCGCCAACATGGAGGAGCAAGAGTGCCGGAGCATCTTTGTTCAGGTCGCGAGAGCGATTCAGCACCTGCACACCAAGGCGCTGGTGGTGCACCGGGATATCAAGGACGAGAATGTCATcttggatggggagggaaggatcAAGCTGATTGATTTTGGGAGCGCGGCGTATATCAAGAGCGGGCCGTTTGATGTTTTTGTGGGCACGATTG ACTACGCAGCCCCAGAAGTTCTGGCTGGCAGGCCCTACGGCGGCAAAGAGCAGGATGTATGGGCGTTGGGCATTCTGCTCTACACCATCATCTACAAGGAGAACCCGTTCTACAGCATTGATGAGATTATGGACCGGGACCTGAGGGTGCCGTATACCATCAGTGACGACAGCATTGATCTCATTCGGAAGATGCTGGATCGGAACGTGGAGCAGAGACTGGATATCGAGCAGGTGTTGGCGCATCCTTGGTGTAGGATGATGGAGTag